In one window of Fictibacillus phosphorivorans DNA:
- a CDS encoding sodium-dependent transporter has protein sequence MNQQDQWTSKLAFILAAAGSAIGLGAIWKFPYVAGTSGGGAFFILFLLFTFLIGFPLLMAEFVIGRGAQKEAVSAYRKIAPGSAWPWLGRMGVATAFILLSFYSVIGGWIVLYLGKSFSGDFFNHDFSQMFGESISSTWPVLISQFIFMMITIFVVSRGIKNGIEKANQIMMPALFVLFAVLIIRSLTLDNAMEGVKFFLFPDFSKIGGDDILFALGQSFFSLSVGISVMVTYSSYLSKKESLTKSATTIVLLNVLISLLAGLAIFPGVFSLGLEPTEGPGLLFVVLPAVFDQIVFGQLFFIVFLALFLFATLTSAFSMLEIIVASITKGELENRAKWSWIIGILIFAFGVPSTLSYGVWSDFTLFDKIIFDQLDYLVSNILLPLGALFIALFVGYRYPREMLLQEFRAGSSVSVKGFALWLMLIRYVVPVVIIIVFVNMLGLF, from the coding sequence ATGAATCAGCAAGACCAGTGGACGTCAAAGTTAGCCTTTATTCTAGCTGCAGCAGGATCAGCAATCGGACTAGGAGCGATTTGGAAATTCCCTTATGTTGCCGGTACTAGTGGCGGAGGAGCCTTTTTTATCCTCTTTTTATTGTTTACGTTTCTAATCGGTTTTCCACTATTGATGGCTGAGTTTGTTATCGGTCGAGGTGCACAAAAAGAGGCGGTTTCTGCTTATCGAAAGATCGCACCAGGTTCTGCATGGCCTTGGTTAGGCAGAATGGGTGTAGCGACAGCATTTATCTTATTATCATTTTACAGTGTAATCGGTGGATGGATCGTACTCTACCTTGGTAAAAGTTTTTCCGGGGACTTCTTTAATCATGACTTTAGTCAGATGTTCGGAGAGTCAATCTCAAGTACATGGCCCGTTTTGATCTCTCAGTTCATCTTTATGATGATCACGATTTTCGTTGTAAGTCGCGGGATTAAGAACGGTATCGAAAAAGCAAACCAAATTATGATGCCAGCTCTTTTTGTTTTGTTTGCCGTATTGATCATTCGTTCTCTTACACTTGATAATGCGATGGAAGGCGTAAAGTTCTTCTTGTTTCCTGACTTTTCTAAGATCGGTGGAGACGATATCCTCTTTGCATTAGGTCAATCTTTCTTCTCATTAAGTGTAGGTATCTCTGTTATGGTAACGTACAGCTCGTATTTGAGTAAAAAAGAAAGTCTTACAAAATCAGCAACAACGATCGTATTGCTGAACGTCTTGATTTCGTTATTAGCAGGGTTAGCGATCTTCCCGGGTGTATTTTCATTAGGTCTAGAGCCAACAGAAGGACCTGGATTGCTGTTCGTTGTACTTCCTGCTGTATTTGATCAGATCGTTTTCGGACAATTATTCTTTATCGTGTTCTTAGCATTGTTCTTGTTTGCGACCCTTACATCAGCTTTCTCGATGTTAGAGATCATCGTTGCATCAATCACAAAGGGTGAATTAGAGAACCGTGCAAAATGGTCATGGATCATTGGTATCCTTATCTTTGCATTCGGAGTACCATCTACTTTGTCTTATGGCGTATGGTCAGACTTCACGTTGTTTGACAAAATTATCTTTGATCAACTCGACTATTTAGTTAGTAATATCCTGCTTCCTTTAGGTGCGTTATTCATCGCGTTGTTTGTAGGATATCGTTATCCTAGAGAGATGCTGCTTCAAGAATTTAGAGCAGGTTCTTCTGTTTCGGTAAAAGGCTTTGCGCTATGGCTCATGCTGATCCGTTACGTTGTTCCTGTTGTCATCATCATCGTATTCGTTAACATGCTTGGACTTTTTTAA
- a CDS encoding SDR family oxidoreductase: MLKNKTAVVTGATRGCGKAIAEKLGTLGAKLAIVGSSDGIFKTGEELKAKGFDVLAIKADVTKEADVAELFKQTFETFGNIDILVNNAGIGQFKLAEEHSLVDFQKMFEVNVQGVFLCSTAVVPHMKERKEGTIITISSDVGRRTIANGSVYTATKYAVQGFSGSLAQELREFGVRVGTVNPGAIDTYFADSEQGLDFKEDWLKVDDIAEAVAYMASAPKHMVVDEIMLHPLSQEYPNV, from the coding sequence ATGCTAAAAAACAAAACAGCAGTAGTAACAGGAGCAACTCGAGGGTGCGGTAAAGCTATAGCAGAAAAGCTAGGAACATTAGGAGCAAAATTAGCGATCGTTGGTTCTTCTGATGGTATTTTCAAAACCGGTGAAGAGTTAAAAGCTAAAGGTTTCGATGTTCTTGCTATAAAAGCAGATGTGACGAAAGAAGCGGACGTAGCAGAACTGTTTAAACAAACGTTTGAAACGTTTGGAAACATTGATATTCTAGTAAACAATGCTGGAATTGGCCAGTTTAAATTGGCAGAAGAACATTCATTAGTAGACTTTCAAAAAATGTTTGAAGTCAACGTACAAGGTGTATTCTTATGTAGTACAGCGGTTGTTCCACATATGAAAGAGCGAAAAGAGGGAACGATTATCACGATCTCATCAGATGTGGGTCGCAGAACGATTGCGAACGGCTCTGTCTATACAGCTACAAAGTACGCAGTTCAAGGATTTTCGGGGTCTCTTGCACAAGAACTCAGAGAATTTGGAGTTCGTGTAGGTACTGTAAATCCAGGAGCGATCGATACGTACTTTGCTGATTCTGAACAAGGTCTTGATTTTAAAGAAGATTGGCTAAAAGTAGATGATATCGCAGAAGCTGTAGCGTATATGGCAAGTGCACCAAAGCACATGGTCGTTGATGAGATCATGCTTCACCCTCTTTCTCAGGAATATCCGAACGTATAA
- a CDS encoding AhpC/TSA family protein, with product MRESFEEFERLDVKVVVVAPANREQIQEFMNVHGPFPFEIYGDPELELYEEMGNHHMTTLKSMLSVGADLLKGEVKVSDIVPKDKKERKHFLSAVKNQDVNIQGSSWLFDRNGEVLWKHVDDTPEDHAKIDEVLKQLRK from the coding sequence TTGCGTGAGTCATTTGAGGAGTTTGAACGTCTAGATGTTAAAGTTGTTGTCGTAGCACCAGCAAATCGTGAACAGATTCAAGAATTTATGAATGTACATGGACCATTTCCATTTGAAATCTACGGTGATCCGGAGCTTGAGCTATACGAGGAAATGGGAAACCACCATATGACGACTTTGAAAAGCATGTTGTCTGTAGGGGCGGATCTTTTAAAAGGCGAAGTGAAGGTAAGTGACATTGTGCCTAAAGATAAGAAGGAAAGAAAGCATTTTTTAAGCGCAGTGAAAAATCAAGATGTGAACATTCAAGGAAGTTCATGGCTGTTTGATCGAAATGGAGAGGTTTTGTGGAAGCACGTGGATGATACTCCTGAAGATCATGCAAAAATTGACGAAGTATTAAAGCAGTTGCGGAAATGA
- a CDS encoding HIT family protein: MDDCIFCDPMSFPEQKIVFENESCYFLQSPRAQDILQGAGLIIPKAHKETVFDLSEKEWKDTYDLMQQAKSLLDSEFAPDGYSTGWNVNPVGGQSIPHAHFHIIPRFDDEPFAGRGIRSWIKSEENRRPGSVSKTL, encoded by the coding sequence ATGGATGATTGTATATTTTGTGATCCCATGAGTTTTCCTGAACAAAAAATAGTATTTGAGAATGAGAGTTGCTATTTTCTGCAAAGTCCGAGAGCTCAAGACATTTTACAAGGTGCGGGATTGATTATTCCAAAAGCTCATAAAGAGACTGTATTTGATTTAAGTGAAAAAGAATGGAAAGATACATATGATTTGATGCAGCAAGCAAAAAGCTTGCTAGACTCAGAGTTTGCACCTGATGGCTACAGCACGGGATGGAACGTAAATCCAGTAGGAGGACAGAGCATTCCCCACGCACATTTTCATATCATCCCTCGATTTGATGATGAGCCGTTTGCTGGCAGAGGCATTCGTTCGTGGATCAAGTCTGAGGAGAACCGCAGGCCGGGCAGTGTAAGTAAGACTTTATAA
- a CDS encoding thioesterase family protein codes for MKSGMKVGHSATIKATVTPDMFAQFEGKLVHPAYSTVSMVYHMEWAARQIILPYLEEHEEGIGGGVAAKHMAPTPEGAELTVTATLREVKGKAVICDVTVYNGKAVAGEGEVTQYILPREAISQKIKEMKI; via the coding sequence ATGAAATCAGGCATGAAGGTCGGCCATAGTGCGACCATCAAAGCTACCGTTACACCCGATATGTTTGCTCAATTTGAAGGAAAGCTTGTCCATCCAGCCTATTCAACGGTTAGCATGGTCTATCATATGGAGTGGGCAGCGAGACAGATTATATTGCCATATCTTGAAGAGCACGAAGAAGGAATCGGCGGTGGAGTTGCAGCCAAGCATATGGCTCCGACACCAGAAGGCGCTGAGCTTACTGTAACGGCCACGTTAAGAGAAGTTAAAGGCAAAGCTGTCATATGTGATGTGACCGTCTATAACGGTAAAGCAGTAGCAGGTGAAGGAGAAGTAACACAATATATTCTGCCACGAGAAGCAATCTCACAAAAAATTAAAGAAATGAAGATTTAA
- a CDS encoding Leu/Phe/Val dehydrogenase, which translates to MFEKISQHEQVVFCNDPSTGLKAIIAIHNTTLGPALGGCRMRPYGSVDEALEDVLRLSKGMTYKCAGADVDFGGGKSVIIGDPTTDRTPELFRAFGQFVDSLNGRFYTGTDMGTTPDDFVHALKETNCIVGVPEEYGGSGDSSVPTAQGVIYGLQATIQTLEGTDELAGKSYSIQGLGKVGFKVAEQLLAAGAQIYVTDINEKALKMIQERAELLPGNVEVVEASDIYGVDADIFIPCALGGIIHNETIEQLKVKAIVGSANNQLLEDKHGLYLQQKGILYGPDYIVNAGGLIQVADELYGPNKARVLTKTRAIYDSLIQIYSESTKKQISTMEAANLFCEEKLAARSKRNSFFAHNRRPKWQVRN; encoded by the coding sequence ATGTTTGAAAAAATATCACAGCATGAGCAAGTTGTTTTTTGTAACGATCCATCAACAGGTCTCAAAGCGATTATCGCTATACATAACACAACATTAGGCCCTGCACTCGGGGGATGCCGAATGAGACCATACGGATCGGTGGATGAAGCACTTGAGGACGTTCTGAGACTGTCAAAAGGCATGACATACAAATGCGCTGGAGCCGATGTTGATTTTGGTGGAGGAAAATCGGTCATTATCGGTGACCCCACGACTGATCGTACACCAGAGTTGTTTCGTGCATTCGGACAGTTTGTAGATTCTTTAAACGGTCGCTTTTATACAGGAACGGATATGGGTACGACACCTGATGATTTTGTTCACGCATTAAAAGAAACGAATTGTATCGTCGGGGTACCCGAGGAATATGGCGGCAGCGGCGACTCTTCTGTTCCAACAGCACAAGGAGTTATATACGGCCTTCAAGCTACGATTCAGACTCTCGAAGGAACAGATGAATTAGCAGGGAAATCTTATTCGATACAAGGGTTAGGAAAAGTAGGGTTTAAGGTCGCAGAGCAGCTGCTCGCTGCCGGTGCACAGATCTATGTAACGGATATTAACGAAAAAGCGTTAAAGATGATTCAAGAACGAGCAGAACTGTTGCCTGGAAATGTGGAGGTAGTCGAGGCAAGTGACATCTACGGCGTGGATGCAGACATCTTCATTCCTTGTGCACTCGGAGGAATCATTCACAACGAGACGATCGAACAGTTGAAAGTTAAAGCGATCGTAGGTAGTGCCAACAATCAGCTTTTAGAAGATAAACATGGGCTTTACCTGCAACAAAAAGGAATTCTATACGGACCGGATTATATTGTGAACGCTGGTGGGCTCATCCAGGTAGCTGATGAGCTATATGGACCGAATAAAGCGCGTGTCTTAACTAAGACGAGAGCGATCTATGACAGTCTGATACAGATCTATAGTGAGAGCACGAAAAAACAGATATCTACGATGGAAGCAGCAAATCTTTTCTGTGAGGAAAAACTTGCAGCTCGTTCAAAACGAAACAGCTTTTTCGCTCACAACCGAAGACCAAAATGGCAAGTTCGAAACTAA
- the pdhA gene encoding pyruvate dehydrogenase (acetyl-transferring) E1 component subunit alpha translates to MEKLFPKMQIINENGEWNDETYRGEITEELTKELYTKMLRSRLFDRKGVNLQRQGRIGTYVPFEGQEASQIGSAMAMGEGDWMFPTYRDHAATMTFGHSLKTLFLYWKGRQEGCTPPEGKNIFPPAVPIASQLLHATGAAWAEKLKGTDRASIVYFGDGATSEGDFHEGLNFASVFNAPVVFFNQNNGFAISVPIEKQMKSKTIAQKAVAYEMEGVRLDGNDVFAVYFHTRTAVERARKGEGPTLIEAVTWRYGAHTTADDPSKYRNQEESVNRRETTDPILRLERFMKNENMWDEKWAADLQESLTLEIEAAVKEMEEIQSPHYNDMFDHVFAENPWPIESQKEAYAHSRGDR, encoded by the coding sequence ATGGAAAAGTTATTTCCAAAGATGCAGATCATTAACGAGAACGGTGAGTGGAATGACGAAACATACCGCGGTGAGATCACAGAGGAACTAACGAAAGAACTTTATACGAAGATGCTTCGTTCGAGGCTTTTCGACCGTAAAGGAGTAAACCTGCAGCGTCAAGGACGAATCGGTACGTATGTTCCTTTTGAAGGGCAAGAAGCGTCACAGATTGGAAGTGCAATGGCGATGGGTGAAGGCGATTGGATGTTCCCGACTTATCGAGATCATGCGGCAACGATGACATTTGGTCATTCGCTAAAAACGCTTTTTCTCTATTGGAAAGGCCGCCAAGAAGGATGTACCCCTCCAGAAGGGAAGAACATTTTTCCTCCAGCCGTTCCGATCGCATCACAGCTTCTTCATGCGACGGGCGCCGCATGGGCTGAAAAGTTAAAAGGTACAGATCGTGCTTCTATTGTTTACTTTGGAGACGGTGCAACATCAGAAGGTGATTTTCACGAAGGCTTAAACTTTGCTAGCGTGTTTAACGCACCTGTTGTTTTCTTTAATCAAAATAACGGATTCGCGATTTCTGTACCGATTGAAAAACAGATGAAAAGTAAAACGATCGCACAAAAAGCAGTAGCGTATGAAATGGAAGGCGTTCGCTTAGACGGAAATGATGTGTTTGCCGTCTATTTCCACACACGTACAGCAGTCGAGCGTGCAAGAAAAGGGGAAGGACCAACGTTGATTGAAGCTGTAACGTGGCGTTATGGAGCACATACGACAGCAGATGATCCTTCGAAATATAGAAACCAAGAAGAATCTGTGAATCGTCGTGAAACGACAGATCCAATTCTAAGACTTGAGCGATTTATGAAGAACGAAAACATGTGGGATGAGAAATGGGCAGCTGACCTTCAAGAATCACTAACGCTTGAGATCGAGGCAGCAGTTAAAGAGATGGAAGAAATACAATCACCGCATTATAACGACATGTTTGATCATGTGTTTGCAGAAAATCCGTGGCCGATCGAAAGCCAAAAAGAAGCATACGCTCATTCAAGAGGTGATCGCTAA
- a CDS encoding alpha-ketoacid dehydrogenase subunit beta: MTTLVDTKKLTMVQAVTDGMRVMMKEHENVIVLGEDVGQNGGVFRATDGLVAEFGENRVIDTPLAESGIIGTSIGLAMNGFKPIAEMQFLGFIYPAFNQIMTHASRIRARTLGHFTVPMVIRAPFGAGVRAPEIHSDSVEALFTGMPGMKVVVPSNPYDAKGMLVSAIEDPDPVLFLEPMRCYRSTKMDVPEGKYNVPLGKAARLQEGNDVTIFAYGAMIEVVMKAAKSAEEKGIKCDVIDLRTLYPLDKEMIAESVQKTGRAVIVHEAPGTGGLGETIMSLINDTSFLYMKAPIERVTGFDTPVPMFALEDHYLPSADRVVQAIEKVTQF, encoded by the coding sequence ATGACAACGCTAGTAGATACGAAAAAACTAACGATGGTTCAAGCTGTAACAGACGGTATGAGAGTGATGATGAAAGAGCACGAAAACGTTATCGTTCTTGGTGAAGATGTTGGACAGAACGGTGGAGTGTTCCGTGCAACAGATGGGCTTGTTGCTGAGTTCGGAGAGAACCGAGTAATTGATACACCACTTGCAGAATCTGGCATCATCGGAACGTCAATTGGGCTTGCGATGAACGGTTTTAAGCCGATCGCAGAAATGCAATTCCTTGGATTCATATATCCAGCGTTCAATCAAATCATGACTCATGCTTCGCGAATACGTGCGAGAACACTAGGACATTTTACAGTGCCAATGGTCATTCGGGCACCGTTTGGAGCAGGCGTGCGAGCACCTGAAATCCATTCTGATTCTGTTGAAGCTTTATTTACGGGGATGCCAGGAATGAAGGTTGTTGTTCCATCTAATCCGTATGACGCAAAAGGAATGCTTGTTTCAGCGATTGAAGATCCTGATCCTGTACTCTTCCTAGAGCCGATGCGCTGTTACAGAAGTACGAAGATGGATGTTCCTGAAGGAAAGTATAATGTTCCACTTGGAAAAGCCGCTCGCCTTCAAGAAGGAAACGATGTAACAATTTTTGCTTATGGTGCCATGATCGAAGTCGTTATGAAAGCCGCAAAATCAGCAGAAGAAAAAGGGATCAAGTGTGATGTTATCGATCTTCGTACACTTTATCCATTAGATAAAGAAATGATCGCTGAAAGTGTACAAAAAACGGGTCGTGCCGTCATTGTTCATGAAGCACCTGGAACAGGTGGACTCGGAGAAACGATCATGTCGTTGATCAATGATACATCCTTCCTGTATATGAAAGCTCCAATTGAACGCGTAACAGGTTTTGATACGCCGGTTCCGATGTTTGCGCTAGAAGATCATTATTTGCCAAGTGCGGATCGTGTTGTTCAAGCTATTGAAAAAGTAACGCAATTTTAG
- a CDS encoding dihydrolipoamide acetyltransferase family protein has translation MVEVKLHDIGEGMHEGEVIHFFVKAGDSVKVDQPLVEVQTDKVTAELPSPAAGTIKDIKVKEGDVVTVGSVILTIDAASAPSSQKGEEATESKDQPVVEKIVKAPSHTAFAGGIATLNKRVLAAPYTRKIARENGVDIEQIVGTGPGGRVTDQDVYNYIEQPSASVTEVTSDRSVEEKATASTRVYSTSEPEEIPFKGRRKQIAKKMVQSLATIPHVTHFEEIDVTAVMDLKKQLKAMDPDNKRGMNVSVAAFFVKAIQIALKDFPIFNAKLDEEKEVIRLEKNVNIGIATDSDEGLIVPVIQKVEQRNIRDIAVDMKDKITRAKTNKLKGSDLTGSTFTISNVGPLGSIAATPIINHPEVALMAFHKTKKTPVVIGDEIVIRSMMNVSMSFDHRVADGATAVMFTNRVKELIENPYFMTLELI, from the coding sequence GTGGTAGAAGTTAAATTGCATGATATCGGTGAAGGAATGCACGAAGGAGAAGTTATACACTTTTTCGTAAAAGCCGGAGACTCCGTAAAAGTTGATCAGCCTTTAGTAGAGGTTCAAACGGATAAAGTAACGGCCGAACTTCCTTCACCAGCAGCCGGAACGATTAAAGATATCAAGGTAAAAGAGGGAGATGTCGTAACTGTCGGCTCTGTTATCTTAACAATTGATGCTGCATCTGCTCCATCTTCTCAAAAAGGAGAAGAAGCTACAGAAAGTAAAGATCAGCCTGTCGTTGAAAAAATCGTTAAAGCACCAAGTCACACTGCCTTTGCAGGCGGTATAGCCACACTGAACAAACGTGTTCTAGCTGCTCCTTATACAAGAAAAATCGCACGTGAAAATGGCGTGGATATCGAACAGATCGTGGGTACAGGACCTGGTGGACGAGTGACAGATCAGGATGTTTATAACTATATTGAACAGCCTTCAGCATCAGTAACAGAGGTAACTTCAGATCGTTCTGTGGAAGAAAAAGCGACTGCTTCCACTCGAGTGTATTCAACAAGTGAACCGGAAGAGATTCCTTTTAAAGGACGCAGGAAGCAGATTGCAAAGAAAATGGTTCAATCTCTTGCGACGATTCCACACGTTACACATTTTGAAGAGATCGATGTTACAGCTGTTATGGATCTGAAGAAACAGCTGAAAGCGATGGATCCAGATAACAAGCGTGGGATGAACGTATCTGTTGCAGCGTTTTTCGTAAAAGCGATTCAGATCGCATTAAAAGATTTTCCGATTTTTAACGCAAAGCTAGATGAAGAAAAAGAAGTTATTCGTCTTGAGAAAAATGTGAATATAGGCATCGCAACCGACTCTGATGAAGGGTTGATTGTACCAGTGATTCAAAAAGTCGAACAAAGAAATATACGAGACATCGCGGTTGACATGAAAGACAAGATCACACGTGCTAAGACGAACAAGCTGAAAGGTTCTGATCTAACAGGAAGCACGTTTACTATTTCAAACGTTGGTCCGCTCGGCTCGATTGCGGCGACACCGATCATTAATCACCCAGAAGTAGCGCTGATGGCTTTTCATAAAACAAAGAAAACGCCTGTTGTGATCGGAGATGAGATCGTGATTCGTTCTATGATGAACGTATCTATGTCGTTTGACCACCGCGTTGCAGACGGCGCAACGGCTGTCATGTTCACGAACCGCGTAAAAGAACTCATCGAGAATCCTTACTTCATGACACTGGAGCTGATATAG
- the lpdA gene encoding dihydrolipoyl dehydrogenase yields MVVGDFATKRQLVIIGGGPGGYHAAIRAAQLGIEVTLIEKEKLGGVCLHKGCIPSKSLTQSASNFSSLSQFKNMGISVSEASFEYDTFSNYFSSVVTGLQKGVEALIKANKIEHLTGTASFMSGERIGIDSGHHFEMYEFEHALIATGSSPLLPDQTKLSHRIMTPHTLWELDELPESLFIYGYDYFALEAAMAYKQLGSEVTLAIPSDGFGLDASIEKELQRVLKKNKIKVFKNHLWESAEEMADSVTVSLKKDGDEKVSVETSHVLFAAGYSPNVEGLGLEAISIERDQSGFIIVNEHSQSSVSNIYAAGDCTIGMKLASKAIKQGKTAAEHMAGMQSAFNLSLVPYVVHTNPPIASVGLTEEQARAEGYEVKTGQFSMSGNGFASILGQKEGLSKMVMDAKSDVVLGIHVMGAGAVEMIQAGTFALEMVAREEDLSYPVYAHPALNEAWLEAIESASGKAIHVPPARKKEKSSV; encoded by the coding sequence ATGGTTGTAGGTGATTTTGCAACAAAACGACAACTCGTTATTATCGGAGGCGGACCTGGCGGATACCATGCCGCGATTCGTGCCGCTCAGCTTGGAATAGAAGTTACGTTGATTGAAAAAGAAAAGCTTGGCGGCGTTTGCCTTCATAAAGGGTGTATTCCTTCAAAGAGCCTTACTCAGTCTGCTTCTAATTTTTCAAGCCTTTCTCAGTTTAAAAACATGGGAATTTCAGTTTCAGAAGCAAGTTTTGAATATGATACATTCTCAAACTACTTTTCTTCGGTCGTGACTGGACTGCAAAAGGGGGTAGAAGCCCTGATAAAAGCAAACAAGATCGAGCATTTAACAGGTACAGCATCTTTTATGTCCGGTGAAAGAATAGGTATCGACTCTGGTCATCATTTTGAGATGTACGAATTTGAGCACGCACTCATCGCGACTGGAAGTTCACCATTATTGCCAGACCAGACAAAGCTATCTCATAGAATCATGACACCCCATACGTTATGGGAGTTGGATGAGCTTCCTGAAAGTCTATTCATCTATGGATACGATTACTTTGCGCTTGAAGCAGCCATGGCTTACAAGCAGCTTGGAAGTGAAGTTACGTTAGCTATTCCAAGTGATGGATTTGGTCTAGACGCTAGCATTGAAAAAGAACTGCAGCGTGTACTAAAGAAAAACAAGATAAAAGTATTTAAGAATCATCTATGGGAAAGTGCTGAAGAGATGGCTGATTCAGTAACCGTATCTTTGAAAAAAGACGGTGATGAAAAAGTTTCTGTTGAGACTTCTCATGTTTTGTTTGCCGCTGGCTATTCGCCAAATGTGGAGGGCCTTGGACTTGAAGCGATCTCGATCGAACGTGACCAGAGCGGTTTTATTATCGTAAATGAACATAGCCAAAGTTCTGTTTCTAACATTTACGCAGCCGGTGACTGTACGATCGGAATGAAGTTAGCTTCAAAAGCGATCAAACAAGGAAAGACTGCAGCTGAACATATGGCAGGAATGCAGTCTGCGTTCAATTTAAGCCTTGTTCCTTATGTGGTGCACACGAATCCGCCGATTGCTTCCGTTGGTCTGACAGAAGAGCAAGCCCGAGCTGAAGGCTATGAAGTGAAGACGGGACAGTTTTCCATGAGTGGCAATGGCTTTGCTTCTATTCTTGGTCAAAAAGAAGGTCTGTCCAAAATGGTGATGGACGCGAAGAGTGATGTCGTGCTTGGCATTCACGTGATGGGAGCTGGTGCTGTCGAAATGATTCAAGCTGGAACGTTCGCACTTGAGATGGTTGCGCGTGAAGAAGATCTGTCCTACCCCGTTTATGCGCATCCAGCTTTGAACGAAGCTTGGCTTGAAGCGATTGAGAGCGCGAGCGGAAAAGCGATTCATGTACCTCCAGCTCGCAAAAAAGAGAA